Genomic DNA from Leishmania donovani BPK282A1 complete genome, chromosome 32:
acacgcacgggcCCGACAGCGTGCCATGGCCAACGTATCCGGTGCTAGCTCACGAatgctttccttttccgcCTGCTCACACTTAGCTTCCGcggtggggcgggggtgcACAgttgcgtgcttgtgcgtggaCACAGGGCTGCATTGCCCCATCGGACTCGCTGCCTGCTCCCTCTTTCTGCTTCGGCACTGTTCTTtgcttctccccctctgcctcctctgcctcctctgcgGTGCTGCCCCATCTGTGGCGTGATGGACGCTGCGATGCTGTCACATCGATGCGCGTAGACCaacgcccacacacagactctTGCAAGAGTGCATCTCTCACCACACGCGCCAGATTCGCCTTTTCCCTCTGTCGCCCCCTTTCTCCCACCCCCTGTTCTCACCCCCTGCTCGTCTCCGCAAAGGTGCTCGCTATCGCCCGTGAAAGCACTGCTCACCGGACATACTTTTCTTGGTGCGCACTTTTATTGAGATCccgtctccgcctccgcgaaTTGTGCGTACCGATACCGGCAGACACCGCACGCACAGGGACGACgcatgctgcgccgcagccacgTGCTTCTGCGCGTGAGCCCGTTTGCGCTCTTCGTGCAGGACGTAGGCAAGACCGGTAAGCTGAAGGGGGCAAAGAACGCATGCGAAACCGCAGCGAAGATGTACTGGAAGCTCTCTCCGGCGGAGAAGAGTGCGCTGACGCGAAGGGCCAAGAAAAAGACGTTCCCGTTGCAGGAGGCATATCAGCGCATGGCGAAGCGCAAGATGAGGCGCCTGCGCGACATGCCCATATCGAAGCGCCAGGAGCACATCAGGGCGAAGTGGACGTCCATGAGGGGGTCTCAGGCAAGCAAGCCGACGAATACGGTGCCAAGCGCCAAGGCGAAGGTCAAGGCGACCAGAAAGGCTGGGAAAAAGATCGCGAAGGGGCCGAGGAAGTAACGCCCCGGCACTGAGGAGCATGACAAGCTCGCACCACAGACAGAACGAAACACTGCCTACAGCACGTGCGCGAGAGAGGGTTGTTCGCGCCTTcctttttgctttcttcTGTGTGCTCTACCACTTCGGTGTTCTCCATGCACACGCAGTCTAGGTGGTGCTGCTTGGGTGATGGAGCGAGGagcgcgagagggaggaaggggaaggggagtcACCCTATATCTTGGCGAAGACGACGTCTGTGCGAGGAatgcggtgcgcgcgcgtgcgtgaatCCTTTGTTTTGTACAATCATAGATCTGctctctttgttgttgttattactgttttttttttttttgaagcgggcgcgcctgcgcctaCAAAGTCATGCCCGCATTCCTCCCGTCCGCCATCCCGTgatgcggcgcgcacaccgcTCCAGATGTCCCTCCCCTTCGTCTTGTGtgtctcctcctcatctGTGTGCGCATCTCGCCATTACCGACTCCATAGAGAATGCCGGcccgacagcagcgatgacATGCGTGtgatagagagagaggcaccaccactgccgccgatGAAAttgctcctctccctcgccggTCCACCGTTGTCGTTGCGGTTGATGGTCGCCTAATCTTCGGGTATCCCTTATCCTTGCGCGCGTGTTGCCGCGCTCTTTGTCGATGGCCAGACGGACCTGCACGTTGCTACAcgcgccccaccccctatTTTCGTGGTTTCCATAatttgttttctttctctctgcctcctctcGTCGTTTTGACGTGTgctcatcggcggcggcggcggcggcttctctccctctctatTGACATCTCTCTTACCCTCGTTTCGGCTATGCTACATCCTCCCTTTCCAAGCTGTCGAGCGTCATCGGTGTGAGAGCACCCTTTTACTTGGTCCGGTTTTGACTTGCCGTTGATGTGGCGCCGGCAACGaaagcccctcccccttgcaCACCcactcgcgcgcacgctgaaaaaggaaaggatgCCTTTGTCTCTCGCCTCTTCGGTGACTCGTAAATGTATACGATGAAGTTATAGGATCGCGTCGACACCGGTACCCACGCACACTCGAGAAACGACACGTAAGCACAGGTGTCGGTGCAGAGACGCCAGCCGTACCTGCTCCACACCGTGGGATGTCTCTGCGCGTCCTGTATGCGCTGGCGGCTTTCGCTCGTATGCTCACGTTCATGATAATATCGAAAGTACCTCAGCTCAGTCGCGTTgatgtgtctgtgcctgtgaAACACGACCACGTCACCTTCACTTTTTCCAAGTGTGCACTGCGCGTCTTATCAGAAGAGTATACACATTTGTTGAGGGCctgcgtgtcgctgctgtgtggTGTGCGGCACGGGCGTGTACGTGCTTGGGCAGCGCGTACGCCAACACACTCCCATTAACGTCCTGTTCTGATGGCGTTCCTCTCGCTTTCCTTCTGTGCCCCTTTTACTCCCGCCTTTGCTCCTGTCTTCTACCGTCCCAACACATACGCATACCGGTGCGTTCTTGGCTCTCGCTTCATCAGATtagccgacggcgccgtcttgtctctctcactttctctccctcacttGCTTGCACTGCAGTGACCGCTTAGCACGACAGAAAGgaacgcgccgccgccaaacAACAACACGGAACTTTCTCTCACTCAAGCGACACACGCGTACCTCAGGGGaactccccaccccacatCCCACTGCCTCCCGCCAacaaacagcagcaacacatCACCATCATCCACATACAGCCTTCGAAAAGCGAGCGAACAAGAGAGAATACgtcatacacacacacacacacacacatacagcgCACTGCATAGCGTATCGCAACGGTAAGCGCACCCCTCCAACACGCAAACTCATCTGGGCGCATACATACGTCTTCGCCACTGCACCAGTCTCTtccctccaccctctcctccaccctctTCTCCATAGAGCCGCACACTCGTACTCGTAGACGCAGATCCCGTCATGCTGCGCCGTAGCTTCACGCTTCGTCGGGCGAGCCCCTTCTCACTCTTCCAGAAGCACCTGGGCGAGACTGGCGTGCTTAAGGGCGTTAAGAACCCTACGAGGAAGTCGGCACAGATGTACAGTAAGCTCTCTACGCCGGAGCGGAAGATGTTCGAGGAGCGCGCGCGTCGTGTAACGTACCCTGCCCTCGACGCGTATAACCGCTTCCAAAAGGAGTACGCGCCCCGCTTCCTGCACCTGCCCAtgaagcagcgccagcgcaagGTGGCCCAGCTGTGGGCGGAGTTGAAGAAGAACGGGACGGTGAAGATCCCCAAGAGCGCCAAGCGCAAGATCAGGAAGGTGGCAA
This window encodes:
- a CDS encoding kinetoplast-associated protein p18-2, putative, which codes for MLRRSHVLLRVSPFALFVQDVGKTGKLKGAKNACETAAKMYWKLSPAEKSALTRRAKKKTFPLQEAYQRMAKRKMRRLRDMPISKRQEHIRAKWTSMRGSQASKPTNTVPSAKAKVKATRKAGKKIAKGPRK
- a CDS encoding kinetoplast DNA-associated protein, putative, with product MLRRSFTLRRASPFSLFQKHLGETGVLKGVKNPTRKSAQMYSKLSTPERKMFEERARRVTYPALDAYNRFQKEYAPRFLHLPMKQRQRKVAQLWAELKKNGTVKIPKSAKRKIRKVAKKTKPRRSVTKTAKKKSAK